One window of Solwaraspora sp. WMMA2056 genomic DNA carries:
- a CDS encoding UvrD-helicase domain-containing protein: MTDATTLDQEIAVEQRHVDRVYARLAQMRSDAVRAERDGYRLAGVGNVGALVERDAMVFHAARRRHLLDAEHEGLVFGRLDLREGTVLHVGRLGIRGERAEPLLIDWRAPAAAAFYRATPARPQGVVRRRTISSRGERVTGVSDDLLDPGSAPAGMRVVGDGALLATLARAKGRGMRDIVATIQQEQDQAIRSPASGVTVVSGGPGTGKTAVALHRAAYLLYADRSRFAGGGILVVGPTAVFVEYIAAVLPALGEESATLRSLGSLVPHVSATRTDPAAVAVVKGSLRMRRVLERAVRDAVPDGPTELRLLYRGQLLRLREAELNGIRARALPRGARRNEVRRAGIDGLFDALWAQARRLVAASRLPGQAEFEDELSDRDDFRDFIKAWWPRLLPRHVLAWLARPERLRRYAQGILEPAEIRLLGESLRDLAEQGPTIADVALLDELAELLGRPPQPKRRQQDPFRLAGGVREVTTFVDRERAARAAARERPVDYREYAHVVVDEAQDISPMQWRMIGRRGRLASWTVVGDPAQTAWTGDPGELAQARDRALGRRPRQEFQLTTNYRNPAEIFELAAEVIRTVAPDAVLPTAVRSTGVPPRREQVDVAALPAAVRRAATALLAEVEGTVGVIAAVARRDEVAGWLATELTDPRLQVVSSLQAKGMEYDGVVLVAGAEIRAESAAGVRTLYVALSRATQRLVTVDPVPGGG; encoded by the coding sequence TTGACCGACGCCACCACGCTGGACCAGGAGATCGCCGTCGAGCAACGGCACGTCGACCGGGTGTACGCCCGGTTGGCGCAGATGCGCTCCGACGCGGTGCGCGCCGAGCGCGACGGCTACCGGCTGGCCGGCGTCGGCAACGTCGGCGCCCTGGTCGAGCGCGACGCGATGGTGTTCCACGCGGCCCGACGGCGGCACCTGCTCGACGCCGAACACGAAGGACTGGTCTTCGGCCGGCTGGACCTGCGCGAAGGGACCGTGCTGCACGTGGGCCGGCTCGGGATCCGCGGTGAGCGGGCCGAGCCGCTGCTGATCGACTGGCGGGCGCCGGCGGCGGCGGCGTTCTACCGGGCGACCCCGGCCCGCCCACAGGGGGTGGTGCGTCGGCGCACCATCTCGTCCCGGGGGGAACGGGTCACCGGGGTGTCGGACGACCTGCTCGACCCCGGATCGGCACCGGCGGGGATGCGGGTGGTCGGTGACGGGGCACTGCTGGCCACCCTGGCTCGGGCCAAGGGCCGCGGGATGCGCGACATCGTGGCCACCATCCAGCAGGAGCAAGACCAGGCGATCCGGTCACCCGCGTCGGGGGTGACGGTGGTCTCCGGCGGGCCCGGCACCGGCAAGACCGCAGTCGCGCTGCACCGGGCGGCGTACCTGCTGTATGCCGACCGGAGCCGGTTCGCCGGCGGCGGCATCCTGGTGGTCGGGCCGACAGCGGTGTTCGTCGAGTACATCGCCGCCGTCCTGCCCGCGCTCGGGGAGGAGAGCGCCACGTTGCGGTCGTTGGGTTCGCTGGTGCCGCACGTGTCGGCGACCCGGACCGATCCGGCGGCGGTGGCCGTGGTGAAGGGGTCGCTGCGGATGCGGCGGGTGCTGGAGCGGGCGGTCCGCGACGCCGTACCGGACGGGCCGACCGAGCTGCGGCTGCTCTACCGGGGGCAGCTGCTGCGATTGCGCGAGGCCGAACTGAACGGGATCCGGGCGCGGGCGCTGCCCCGGGGTGCCCGCCGCAACGAGGTCCGCCGGGCCGGCATCGACGGACTCTTCGACGCGCTGTGGGCACAGGCCCGCCGGCTCGTGGCGGCGTCCCGGCTGCCGGGTCAGGCCGAGTTCGAAGACGAGCTGTCCGATCGGGACGATTTCCGGGACTTCATCAAGGCCTGGTGGCCACGGCTGCTGCCCCGGCACGTGCTGGCCTGGCTGGCCCGGCCGGAACGGCTGCGCCGCTACGCGCAGGGGATCCTCGAACCGGCGGAGATCAGGTTGCTCGGGGAGTCGTTGCGGGACCTGGCCGAGCAGGGTCCGACGATCGCCGACGTCGCGCTGCTCGACGAGTTGGCCGAGCTGCTCGGTCGACCGCCGCAGCCCAAGCGCCGCCAGCAGGATCCGTTCCGGCTCGCCGGTGGGGTACGAGAGGTGACGACCTTCGTCGACCGGGAACGGGCCGCGCGGGCGGCGGCGCGGGAACGGCCGGTGGACTACCGGGAGTACGCCCACGTGGTGGTCGACGAGGCACAGGACATCTCGCCGATGCAGTGGCGTATGATCGGCCGTCGGGGGCGGCTCGCGTCGTGGACGGTGGTCGGGGATCCGGCGCAGACGGCGTGGACCGGGGATCCCGGCGAGCTGGCTCAGGCCCGCGACCGGGCGTTGGGTCGTCGGCCCCGGCAGGAGTTCCAGTTGACCACCAACTACCGCAACCCGGCGGAGATCTTCGAGCTGGCGGCGGAGGTGATCCGTACCGTCGCCCCGGACGCCGTGCTGCCGACGGCGGTGCGCTCGACCGGGGTGCCGCCGCGCCGCGAGCAGGTCGACGTCGCCGCACTGCCGGCGGCGGTCCGCCGGGCGGCCACCGCGCTGCTCGCCGAGGTGGAGGGGACGGTGGGGGTGATCGCCGCGGTGGCCCGACGCGACGAGGTCGCCGGCTGGCTGGCCACCGAGCTGACCGACCCACGTCTGCAGGTCGTGTCGAGTCTGCAGGCCAAGGGCATGGAGTACGACGGCGTGGTGCTGGTCGCGGGAGCGGAGATCCGTGCCGAGTCGGCAGCGGGCGTACGGACGTTGTACGTGGCGCTGTCCCGGGCGACCCAACGGTTGGTGACCGTCGATCCGGTGCCGGGCGGCGGCTGA
- a CDS encoding glycosyl hydrolase, producing the protein MTALAAAGLNFGVLRTADAATVGAGSYTTTRPAGAAAPTACGNISANPRQYVTGNAPTGAVPTNDWWSSLLFKRYNCAYSDPLHAHPMSFQPASGGLGVSYTTEAAISGTSTGVGEYHYPYTREFTLGVAGLNAPDVKVDGWTDWTVSPYWSDGTRTLRTTVGHGLPFVYAQVTGGNAQLSFPGTPTVWHHSGTRVGFLMRGHDYVAYAPSGATWTVSGTTISSTLAGRGYFSVALLPTSTGTSAARRTALMDSYGQYAHAHVTGTRVSWSYDQASSTVDATYSFTTTAREGSATGTVVSLYPHQWKHLDGGSPIAETYVSARGPMRNLVGATSFRTAMRFHGVLPEVPAVATSTGADLATLTAHLDQAASGDPFAGFNNDTYWTGKALGRAARLAEIADQLGRTAQRDHLLAAIRTRLTDWFTASPGKAERVFFYDQAWGTLVGYPASYGSDTDLNDHHFHYGYYIAAAATLAKFDPTWASTSQYGGMVNLLIRDANSWDRNDPMFPFLRDFDIYAGHDWAAGHGAFFAGNNQESSSEGMNFANALIQWGLATGNTAIRDAGLYIYTTQSAAIQEYWFDSSDTNFPANFGHRSVGMVWGDGGAYATWFSAEPEMIQGINMLPITGGSLYLGYRPDYIATNWNALVSNNGGPPTVWQDILWSFQALGNADAALTSLRANPNYPVEEGESRAHTFHWVRNLAALGRVDTGVTANTPLYAVFNRNGARTYVASNITAAPVTVTFSDGTRLTVPAGRTATSGAHTWSGGNATGAPATPNPSPSLSPTPPASPTPGPTTPPVTSDLFHLRSAGVLSNTAGTAATTVTVPSAGGANHDGTPHNPVTFRACGLTGAYRSAGTTFALQVDAGTAVGAGIQARVSYDFTGSGAYSRTETYHYFATDPVPGTETYRNSAGLRSASGDFRAMSNGCVRLELWNAIGNAATTVRVDAATAAAGQSTVRVPFQLG; encoded by the coding sequence GTGACGGCGCTGGCAGCCGCCGGACTGAACTTCGGCGTGCTGCGCACCGCCGACGCCGCCACCGTCGGCGCCGGCAGCTACACCACCACCCGCCCGGCCGGTGCCGCCGCCCCGACCGCCTGCGGCAACATCTCCGCCAACCCCCGGCAGTACGTGACCGGCAACGCGCCTACCGGTGCGGTACCCACCAACGACTGGTGGTCGTCGCTGCTGTTCAAGCGCTACAACTGCGCGTACTCCGATCCGCTGCACGCCCACCCGATGTCGTTCCAGCCGGCCTCCGGTGGGCTCGGGGTCTCGTACACCACCGAGGCGGCGATCTCCGGCACGTCGACCGGCGTCGGCGAGTACCACTACCCGTACACCCGGGAGTTCACCCTCGGCGTCGCCGGACTCAACGCCCCGGACGTCAAGGTCGACGGCTGGACCGACTGGACCGTCAGTCCGTACTGGTCCGACGGCACCCGCACCCTGCGCACCACCGTCGGCCACGGCCTGCCGTTCGTGTACGCCCAGGTCACCGGCGGAAACGCACAACTGTCGTTCCCCGGCACACCGACGGTCTGGCACCACAGCGGCACCCGCGTCGGATTCTTGATGCGCGGCCACGACTACGTCGCCTACGCCCCCAGCGGCGCGACCTGGACCGTCTCCGGGACCACGATCAGCTCCACCCTGGCCGGCCGTGGCTACTTCTCGGTGGCGCTGCTGCCCACCTCGACCGGCACCAGCGCCGCCCGGCGCACCGCGCTGATGGACAGCTACGGCCAGTACGCCCACGCCCACGTCACCGGCACCCGGGTCAGCTGGAGCTACGACCAGGCCAGCAGCACGGTCGACGCCACCTACAGCTTCACCACCACGGCCCGTGAGGGCTCCGCCACCGGCACGGTCGTCTCGCTCTACCCGCACCAGTGGAAGCACCTCGACGGCGGCAGCCCGATCGCGGAGACCTACGTGTCGGCCCGGGGCCCGATGCGCAACCTGGTCGGCGCGACGTCGTTCCGGACCGCGATGCGCTTCCACGGCGTACTGCCGGAGGTGCCGGCGGTGGCCACCAGCACCGGCGCCGACCTCGCGACCCTCACCGCCCACCTCGACCAGGCCGCCTCCGGAGACCCGTTCGCCGGGTTCAACAACGACACCTACTGGACCGGCAAGGCGCTCGGCCGGGCCGCCCGCCTGGCCGAGATCGCCGACCAGCTCGGCCGGACCGCGCAACGCGACCACCTGCTCGCCGCGATCCGGACCCGGCTGACCGACTGGTTCACCGCCAGCCCCGGCAAGGCCGAGCGGGTGTTCTTCTACGACCAGGCGTGGGGCACCCTGGTCGGCTACCCCGCCTCGTACGGCTCCGACACCGACCTCAACGACCACCACTTCCACTACGGCTACTACATCGCCGCCGCCGCGACGCTGGCCAAGTTCGACCCGACATGGGCGTCGACCAGCCAGTACGGCGGCATGGTCAACCTGCTGATTCGCGACGCGAACAGCTGGGACCGCAACGACCCGATGTTCCCGTTCCTGCGTGACTTCGACATCTACGCCGGGCACGACTGGGCGGCCGGGCACGGCGCGTTCTTCGCCGGCAACAACCAGGAATCCTCGTCGGAGGGGATGAACTTCGCCAACGCCCTGATCCAGTGGGGTCTGGCCACCGGCAACACCGCGATCCGCGACGCCGGGCTGTACATCTACACCACCCAGTCGGCGGCCATCCAGGAGTACTGGTTCGACTCCTCGGACACCAACTTCCCGGCCAACTTCGGGCACCGGTCGGTCGGCATGGTCTGGGGCGACGGTGGTGCGTACGCCACCTGGTTCAGCGCCGAACCGGAGATGATTCAGGGCATCAACATGCTGCCGATCACCGGTGGCTCGCTCTACCTCGGCTACCGGCCGGACTACATCGCCACCAACTGGAACGCGCTGGTCAGCAACAACGGGGGTCCGCCGACGGTCTGGCAGGACATCCTCTGGTCGTTCCAGGCGCTCGGCAACGCTGACGCCGCCCTGACCAGCCTGCGGGCCAACCCCAACTACCCGGTCGAGGAGGGCGAAAGCCGGGCGCACACGTTCCACTGGGTGCGCAACCTGGCCGCGTTGGGCCGCGTCGACACCGGCGTCACCGCGAACACCCCGCTGTACGCGGTGTTCAACCGCAACGGTGCCCGCACCTACGTCGCGAGCAACATCACCGCCGCACCGGTCACGGTCACCTTCTCCGACGGCACCCGACTGACCGTGCCGGCCGGGCGGACCGCCACCAGCGGGGCGCACACCTGGAGCGGCGGCAACGCCACCGGTGCCCCGGCCACCCCGAACCCGTCGCCGAGCCTGTCCCCCACCCCACCGGCCTCGCCCACGCCGGGTCCGACCACCCCGCCGGTCACCTCGGACCTGTTCCACCTGCGGTCCGCCGGGGTGCTGAGCAACACCGCCGGGACGGCCGCGACGACGGTGACGGTGCCGTCGGCGGGCGGAGCGAACCACGACGGTACGCCGCACAACCCGGTCACCTTCCGGGCCTGCGGGTTGACCGGTGCGTACCGGTCGGCCGGCACCACGTTCGCCCTGCAGGTGGACGCGGGCACCGCGGTCGGCGCGGGTATCCAGGCCCGGGTGTCGTACGACTTCACCGGCTCAGGCGCCTACAGCCGTACGGAGACCTACCACTACTTCGCCACCGACCCGGTGCCCGGCACCGAGACGTACCGCAACAGCGCCGGCCTGCGGTCGGCCTCGGGTGACTTCCGGGCGATGAGCAACGGCTGCGTCCGACTGGAGTTGTGGAACGCGATCGGCAACGCCGCGACGACGGTACGGGTGGATGCCGCCACGGCGGCCGCCGGTCAGTCGACCGTACGGGTGCCGTTCCAGCTCGGCTGA
- a CDS encoding cation diffusion facilitator family transporter, whose protein sequence is MGAGHDHGAGTAGQRHYGRLWIAFVLLAVFMVVEAVAALLTGSLALLSDAGHMFTDVLGIGMALAAIAAGRRASDDPQRTFGLYRLEVLAALANAALLAGVAGYVMVEAVRRFADPEPVPAGPMLAVAVAGLVANLVAFGLLRAGAKESLNVRGAYLEVLGDLLGSVGVIVAALVIATTGWWYADPVVAVAVGALILPRTWRLARSAVRVLVQAAPEHVDVPRVRARLAAVPGVCDVHDLHVWTLTQGMEVVSAHLATVAGAEVGGVLRDARRALHEEFGIDHATLQVEPLSPADPCGPTDW, encoded by the coding sequence ATGGGCGCGGGACACGATCACGGAGCGGGCACCGCCGGGCAGCGACACTACGGGCGGCTGTGGATCGCGTTCGTCCTGCTGGCGGTCTTCATGGTCGTCGAGGCGGTGGCCGCGCTGCTCACCGGCTCCCTGGCGCTGCTCTCCGACGCCGGGCACATGTTCACCGACGTTCTCGGCATCGGCATGGCGCTGGCCGCGATCGCCGCCGGCCGTCGCGCGTCCGACGATCCGCAGCGCACCTTCGGCCTCTACCGGCTCGAGGTGCTCGCCGCCCTGGCGAACGCGGCGCTACTCGCCGGGGTCGCCGGCTACGTCATGGTCGAGGCGGTCCGCCGGTTCGCCGACCCGGAGCCGGTGCCCGCCGGCCCGATGCTGGCGGTGGCGGTGGCGGGCCTGGTCGCCAACCTGGTCGCGTTCGGGCTGCTGCGCGCCGGCGCCAAGGAGAGCCTCAACGTCCGGGGCGCCTATCTGGAGGTGCTCGGCGATCTGCTCGGCTCGGTCGGGGTGATCGTGGCGGCCCTGGTGATCGCCACCACCGGCTGGTGGTACGCCGACCCGGTGGTCGCCGTCGCCGTCGGGGCGCTGATCCTGCCCCGGACCTGGCGGCTGGCCCGCTCCGCGGTGCGGGTGCTGGTCCAGGCCGCGCCGGAGCACGTCGACGTGCCCCGGGTCAGGGCCCGCCTGGCCGCCGTGCCGGGCGTGTGCGACGTGCACGACCTGCACGTGTGGACCCTCACCCAGGGGATGGAGGTGGTCTCGGCGCATCTGGCCACCGTGGCCGGCGCCGAGGTCGGCGGGGTGCTGCGCGACGCCCGGCGGGCCCTGCACGAAGAGTTCGGAATCGATCACGCAACGCTGCAAGTCGAGCCATTGTCGCCTGCGGACCCCTGCGGACCGACGGACTGGTGA
- a CDS encoding carbonic anhydrase gives MSPPPPPPPPPPPPQPPQSRTPRPNGPPPPDHPGPAEALAELLAGNRRFVTGQPRHGHDISAAAASAALGEQHPIAFVLGCIDSRVPLEAIFDQTFGSICVGRSGAQVLDQAIIGSIEFAVGALGVPLVVVLGHERCGAVASTIAAERSGTRPSGSVGYLVEQIAPAVAQVGLDDPNVQPLAVRAHVQRTVRALREVPALAAALAAGRIDVAGGVYDLGNGQVEILD, from the coding sequence ATGTCGCCACCGCCACCGCCACCGCCACCGCCACCGCCACCTCAGCCGCCGCAGTCGCGGACACCGCGCCCGAACGGCCCACCGCCGCCGGATCACCCCGGACCGGCCGAGGCACTGGCCGAACTGCTCGCCGGGAACCGGCGGTTCGTCACCGGGCAGCCCCGGCACGGCCACGACATCTCCGCCGCCGCGGCCAGCGCCGCGCTCGGCGAGCAGCATCCGATCGCCTTCGTGCTGGGCTGCATCGACTCGCGGGTGCCGTTGGAGGCGATCTTCGACCAGACCTTCGGCTCGATCTGTGTCGGCCGGTCCGGTGCCCAGGTGCTGGATCAGGCGATCATCGGCTCGATCGAGTTCGCGGTCGGTGCGCTCGGCGTGCCGCTGGTGGTCGTCCTCGGACACGAACGCTGTGGCGCGGTGGCCTCGACGATCGCTGCCGAACGCTCGGGCACCCGACCGTCCGGCAGCGTCGGCTACCTGGTCGAGCAGATCGCCCCGGCGGTGGCCCAGGTCGGCCTGGACGATCCGAACGTGCAACCGCTCGCGGTCCGGGCCCACGTGCAGCGGACCGTACGGGCGTTGCGGGAGGTGCCGGCGCTCGCGGCGGCCCTGGCCGCCGGGCGGATCGACGTGGCTGGCGGCGTCTACGACCTGGGCAACGGACAGGTGGAGATCCTCGACTGA
- a CDS encoding alpha/beta hydrolase produces the protein MTDVDRRREVAVRLPDAAVLHGEVSGPADAALTVVLLHGWTLDLHTWHRQAAALAGHPGVRVVAYDARGHGRSTSTCLATMTLERLGDDLAEVVRQVGGTGPVVLAGHSMGGMAIMEYAHRHPQEFADRVAGLVFVATTAQGHTHTVYGLAPPVARLVRICELAGAGVLARCGTWRPHQDLLRPLRPTLRWLLFGDSCDPQDLALTTTAVSRATLRAIGGYRTSIGAQQRLSTLAAIGDLPAAVLVGDRDRLTPPVCAESIAEALTDTDLTVCPGGGHMLMMERPDEITAAVRGVLDRVGVGSGSTRADEPAGALHGTEVARGR, from the coding sequence GTGACCGACGTTGACAGACGGCGGGAGGTCGCCGTACGGCTGCCGGACGCGGCGGTGCTGCACGGCGAGGTCTCCGGTCCGGCGGACGCCGCGCTGACGGTGGTCCTGCTGCACGGCTGGACCCTCGACCTGCACACCTGGCACCGGCAGGCGGCCGCGCTGGCCGGGCACCCCGGCGTACGGGTGGTGGCCTACGACGCCCGTGGCCACGGTCGGTCGACGTCCACCTGTCTGGCCACGATGACCCTGGAACGCCTCGGTGACGACCTGGCCGAGGTGGTCCGCCAGGTCGGTGGCACCGGCCCGGTGGTCCTGGCCGGGCACTCGATGGGCGGCATGGCGATCATGGAGTACGCGCACCGGCACCCGCAGGAGTTCGCCGACCGGGTGGCCGGGCTGGTGTTCGTGGCCACCACCGCGCAGGGACACACCCACACGGTCTACGGACTGGCTCCGCCGGTCGCCCGGCTGGTGCGGATCTGCGAGCTGGCCGGCGCGGGCGTGCTCGCCCGGTGCGGCACCTGGCGACCGCACCAGGACCTGCTGCGTCCGCTGCGTCCGACGCTGCGGTGGCTGCTGTTCGGCGACTCCTGCGATCCGCAGGACCTGGCGCTGACCACGACGGCGGTGAGCCGGGCCACGCTGCGGGCGATCGGCGGCTACCGGACGTCGATCGGCGCCCAGCAGCGGCTGTCCACCCTGGCGGCGATCGGCGACCTGCCGGCGGCGGTGCTGGTCGGCGACCGCGACCGGTTGACCCCTCCGGTCTGTGCCGAGTCCATCGCCGAGGCGCTGACCGACACCGATCTGACAGTGTGCCCCGGCGGCGGACACATGTTGATGATGGAACGGCCGGACGAGATCACCGCGGCCGTACGGGGCGTCCTCGACCGGGTCGGCGTCGGGAGCGGGTCGACGCGGGCCGACGAGCCGGCCGGTGCCCTACACGGCACCGAGGTGGCGCGCGGACGGTAA
- a CDS encoding serine/threonine-protein kinase yields the protein MGTTILRRYVLLYPIGRGGVSVVYRAIDIENARPIAVKLLAPAVRGDRRAHADIRREAMIADRLRHPSVPRVYDVGEMPLGGGGTASYVAMELLTGWVLTARLRDGPMPWSDAVRIAATAADVLAVAHRRGVVHRDLTPSNVMLTDAGAKIIDFGLATVADRPARGPGHRTGWTSGPRRPDLPVHPVGGPGRPSDDVYALGVLLYQMVTGSSPYPAARPGRSAADVRFSALAPTPVLNVTGMPRAVAELCRALMAKRADTRPSSSEAAFALWELLDRPAVESVLAGRSSH from the coding sequence GTGGGTACCACTATTCTCCGGCGCTATGTCCTGCTTTATCCGATCGGACGCGGCGGTGTCTCGGTCGTCTACCGCGCGATCGACATCGAGAACGCCCGTCCCATCGCCGTCAAGCTGCTGGCCCCGGCTGTCCGGGGCGATCGTCGTGCCCACGCCGACATCCGCCGGGAGGCAATGATCGCCGACCGGTTGCGGCACCCGAGCGTGCCCCGGGTGTACGACGTCGGCGAGATGCCGCTCGGTGGTGGCGGCACCGCCTCGTACGTCGCGATGGAACTGCTCACCGGCTGGGTGCTGACCGCCCGCCTGCGCGACGGCCCGATGCCGTGGTCCGATGCCGTGCGGATCGCCGCCACCGCCGCCGACGTGCTGGCCGTGGCGCACCGTCGGGGCGTGGTACACCGCGATCTCACCCCCAGCAACGTGATGCTGACGGATGCCGGGGCGAAGATCATCGACTTCGGGCTGGCAACGGTCGCGGACCGGCCAGCGCGTGGTCCGGGCCACCGTACCGGGTGGACCTCCGGACCGCGTCGGCCCGACCTGCCCGTGCACCCGGTCGGCGGACCCGGCCGGCCGAGCGACGACGTGTACGCGCTGGGCGTGCTGCTCTACCAGATGGTCACCGGCAGCTCGCCCTACCCGGCGGCCCGCCCGGGCCGGTCGGCGGCCGACGTACGGTTCAGTGCATTGGCCCCGACCCCCGTACTGAACGTCACCGGGATGCCGCGCGCCGTCGCAGAACTGTGTCGGGCGTTGATGGCCAAACGGGCTGACACCAGACCGAGCAGCAGCGAAGCGGCCTTCGCGCTGTGGGAGCTGCTGGACCGCCCGGCCGTCGAGTCCGTGCTGGCCGGCAGGTCCTCCCACTGA